Genomic window (Streptosporangium brasiliense):
CGCTCCCGGGCCACCTGGGCGACCCGGTCGAGGATCTGGCGGTCGTTGTCGGCGTCGGTGTAGAGGGTGCCGATGCGCTCGTCGCTCCCGGCGCGGGTGGTGGCCTCCTCCGAGCCGGCCCGGGCGAGCACGCCGCGGGCCAGCGGGCTCCACGGGATCAGGCCCACGCCCTGGTCGGCGCAGAGCGGGTTCATCTCCCGCTCCTCCTCGCGGTAGAGCAGGTTCTAGCTCTACATCTCAGGCATGATGTTGGCCGGAGGTGCACATGAGCCCGTCGAATCCCCCCGTCCCCGTCGTGTCCTACGCCCGTATCTCCGCCGACCTGAGGCGCGACGAACACGGTGTGCAGGACCAGCACAGGGTCAACCGGAAGACCGCCGAACGGTACGGCTGGACCGTCGTCCACGAGTTCACCGACAACGACAAGTCGGCGGCCAAAGAGGGAGTCGTCCGCGACGACTTCGAGGCGATGCTACGCGCGCTGCGCGCCGGAAAACTGCCGAACGGCACGCCGGTGCAGGGCATCGTCATCCTGGCGGCCGACCGCCTCGCTCGCCGGCCGGGCGACTACGAGCGGTTCGTGGAAGCGATCACCTTCCAGGACGGCCGCGTGTTCGCCGACGCACGGGGCGCTCAGGATCTCTACAGCGAAGACGTGGAGAGCATGGGCCTGCTCGGCGCGGTCATCTCCAGGATGGAGGTCCGCAAGATGCAACGCCGGATGCGACGCTCGCACCGGTCGCGTGCCGAACTGGGCGTGCCCTCCGGCGGCCCGCGCCCCTTCGGCTGGAAGCCGGATCGCCTGACCCTCGACACGAAGGAAGCCGACCTCATCCGGCAGGCGGCCCGCGACTTCCTGTCCGGCCGTTCCCTGCACTCGATCGTCCGCGAGTGGCAGGAAGCGGGGGCGAAGACCTCGCTCGGCAACGACTGGACCGTGCAGTCCTTGAAGGTGGCACTGCGCAACCCGCGCATGTGCGGCCTGCGGGAGCTGAACGGTGAACTCGTCCGGGACGCGGACGGCAACCCGATACGCGGACAGTGGGCGACCATCCTCACGGATGAGGAGTGGGAAGCGATCCGGGCCGTCTTCGACAGCCGGAAGGGCTACTTCATCGGCCGGGACATGAAGATCATGAAGCCGCACCAACCCGACTACCGGGACCCCACGTACCTGCTCGCCGGAATCCTCCGCTGCGGCCGGATCAAGCCGGACGGAACACCCTGCAACGCCCCGCTCCGTACCAACCGTAAGAAGAATGCCAAGCACCACGCCTACACATGCCTGAGCAAGGCGGAAGGCGGTTGCGGCGGAACCTCCCGGCGCGGTGACCTGGTGGACGAGTACGTCTCGGAAGCGGTCCTGGCGAAGCTGGAGGAGGCCGCGTTCACCGCCTCGGCGGGGGAGTCTTCCTGGGGGAGGGAAGAGGAGTTGGAAGAGGTGAAGTCGCGCCTGGACGAGCTGACCCGGCAGTGGAACTCCGGCAACATCAGCAATGACCTGTTCTTCAAGCTCGCCCCCGGCCTGGAACAGGAGATCGCCCGACTCCGTGCGGAAGCCGCCGGCTTCGCCGCGTCGGCAGAGCTGCGGCAGGCGCGGGCCGGTACGGACGCGGCGGAGATCCGGCGGCGCTGGTACCTGCCGGAGAAGGAAGGCGGGTTCCCCATCTCCACCAAGCGCACCTACATCCGGGAAGCGCTGCACGCGGTGATCGTCCACCCGGCCGGACAGGGCCAGCGGGTCTTCAACCCGGACCTCCTGGAGCCCATCTGGCGAGAGGGCTGAGCGCGAGACGTCCTGGACGTCTTCAGCCTCTTCCGAGGGCTGTCGGCCTTACCGAAAGGCGACAGCCCTCTTTCTTTCGCCGCCGATTTCCCGGTGACGGACGGACGTCTACGGACGCTGACGGACACTCACGGACGCCAACGGACGTCTACACACAACGCTCACGGAGGAACTTGAAGCTGGTCGAACTCGTCTACCCCGATGTAGAACTGATCGCGTAAGAAGCCACCGACCTCCCCACGGCACGACACAGCGAACATCTCGGCGAATCACCTCAGGCGCATTTTTCATCCGGGCACGACACATCTCATGATCACTGATGATCGTCGGAGGGCCCCGGCCCGGCGGTAGGTGTCCACACAGAACGCGCCATCCACTTCCTCGCCGCACTCCATTCTGATCTCTCGCTGCTGCGCACCACACGCCAACGGTTGTCTTCGGGCTGCCCTGGCGACGGCGTGCGACGTCCTGTCCGTCAGGCGTGGCGGTGGCTCCACCCATGAGGTGAGGAGTCCACCTGAACCCTGAACCCCTGTCTGCCCGGGAGTGGGGCAGACGACAAGCGGCACGGTCCCCTCGCTGGACTGATGAGAAGTGGCGACGCGTCGCCACCGTGTTCGGCGTCAGCGTCGCCGAGACGCAGGACGCCGGTTCCCGACCCGATGAGGTGCGCGGGAGGGACGCCGCGTGAACCAAGCGCCTTCCCTCGCCCCTGACATGCTGGCCGCGCTGCACCGCGCGGCCATGCCCGACTTCGCCCGGTGGCAACGCATGATCTACGCCACCGGCGGCTGCGCCCAACCCGTCCGACTCCACGGCGAACGGCTGACCGTGGACGTCCGGACGGGGGAGGTTCTGGACGTCTACCGGACCGCCGACGAACCCACGGGCTTCCTGCTCACCGCCTGCGGCAACCGGCGTGCCTCCCGGTGTCCGGCCTGCTCGGAGACCTACCGGGACGACACCTATCACCTGATCATCTCCGGACTGCGGGGCGGCAAAGGTGTTCCCGAGGACGTCAGCGGGCATCCCCGCGTGTTCGCCACGTTCACCGCTCCGTCCTTCGGCGCGGTCCATGCCCACCGAGAGCGGAACGGCACGCCCCTGCCGTGTCGTCCCCGGCGGGACCGTCCCGTGTGCGAGCACGGGCAGCCGGAAGGGTGCGGCAGGCGTCACGAACGTGATGACCCTCAAGCCGGGCAACCGCTCTGCGCAAGCTGCTACGACTACCGGGGCGCGGTGCTGTGGAACGCCCACGCGGGGGAGCTGTGGCGGCGCTTCACCCAGGCGCTTCCGTCCGTTCTCGCCCGGCTGCTCGGCATGAGCCGGGCCGCGCTGCGCCGTACGCTGCGGCTGTCGTACGCCAAGGTCGCCGAGTACCAGGCGCGCGGCCTGGTCCACTTCCACGCGGTGATCCGCCTCGACGGTCCGGAAGGGCCGGCTGACCGGCCGCCTGACTGGGCGACCGTCGCGCTCCTCGATCGGGCGATCCGGGAGGCTGCCGGACAGGTCGTCGTCCCGGCGTCGGACGTTCCTGCTCCGGTTCTGCTGCGGTGGGGTGATCAGCTCGACGTCCGGCCGGTGTACATCTCGGCTGAGCTGGACGAGGTCAGCGATCAACGGGTGGCGGCCTACGTCGCCAAGTACGCGACCAAGGGGGCGGAGTCCGCGGGGACGGTGGACCGTCCGATCCGCCGGGTGGAAGACGTCGCCGGGCTGGCCGTGACCGAGCATGCCCGGCGCATGATCTTCACCTGCTTCGCTCTGAGCCGCCTGCCCGAGTACCGGGACGTCCCTCTGAAGCAGTGGGCTCACATGCTCGGCTATCGGGGCCACTTCTCGACCAAGAGCCGCCGATACTCCATCACCCTGGGGGAGCTGCGGCAGGCACGCGCTGACTACCGCGCCGAGCAAGCCCGCTCGATCCTCGGTCTCCCTGCCCCGGACGGAGAGGAGACGGTCACCCTGTCCCAGTGGCGCTACGCCGGAAACGGCCTGCGGCACGGGGAAGCCCTGTGGGCCGAACTCGCCCGGCAACGCATCACCACCGCCCGCCGGATCGCCCGAGAACAGGAACAGCCGGAACCCGGCTGACCGGAGAGACGTGTCCCCGGGCGGAGTGGTGCGGCCGGCGGAATGCCGAAGGCACCCGAAGGGCGAGCGGAGCGAATTCGGCCGGCGGCATCACGGCCGGTTTCGTCGACACCTTGACCGGCCGCGACGGCTGCCCGGCTCTGATTAGGATCACGCGGTATGGAGACGCGCGGAGTGCTGTACGTGGTCGCATGTGCTGCTCCGGCGGCGGCTGACCTCGCCCGCCTGGTGATGCTCGCTCAGGCAGACGGCTGGCAGGTGCACGTGGTCACCACGCCCATGGGTGCCCGCTTCGTCGATGCCGACGAGTTGGAGCGGCTGACCGGGGATCGGGTCCGCAGCACGTACCGCATGCCGGGTGAGCCGAAGGGGCTGCCTCCGGCCGATGCGGTGGTGGTGGCTCCGGCGACGTTCAACACCATCAACAAGTGGGCCGGTGGGCTCGCGGACACGTTCGCGGTCGGCCTGCTGTGCGAGGTGATGGGATTCGGCGTCCCCATTGTCGCTGTGCCTCTACTGAAGGACGCACTGGCCAAGCATCTTGCCTTCGGCCGGAGCCTGGAGACGCTGCGGGAGATGGGCGTCCGGGTGCTGTTCGATCCCGATGCGCCGTCACATGCCCGCATGCCATCCTGGGAACAGATCATTCAAGAACTGCGCAGCGTTGTCGGGGGACGACACTCACAGGGGTGATGGTGTGGATGCCCGCAAGGACATCGGTCAGCGGATCGCTCGGGCACGCCGTCGCCGTGGCCTGTCACAGGCCGTCCTCGCGGGGCTGATCGGTCGTTCGGAGAGCTGGCTGAGTCAGGTCGAGCGTGGGCAACGCAAGGTGGACAGCCACAGCGTGATCAACGCCCTGGGTGAGATCCTGGGCTTGGCCGCCGAAGACCTCACCACCGCGAAAACGGACACCACGATGCACTATCAGGCAGCATCCGCCATCCGTCACGCCATGATGAGTTACGACGGCCTGTCCTCGCTGATCGACCCACGGCAGGTGGAAGGCTCGCCGGAGAGCTTCGTCTGGCTGCGTCACGAGATCCGCCGGGTGAACCGGCTCTACCAGGCGACCCAGTATGACGAGGTGGGCAGACGCCTGCCAGGGCTCATCGTGGCGACCGAACTCGGCAGCCGTCATGCTCCAGCGCACCGGCGCCGGACCTACCAGACACTCCGTTCGCTGACCTACCACTGCGCCACGACCACGCTGCGGCGCGTCGGAGAGCCCGACCTTGCCTGGCTGGCCGCTGATCGATCGCTGGCCGCAGCCGAAGAGGCCGAACGACCGTTACTGGCCGCCGTGAGCGCCTATCGTCTCGGCTACGTGTTCGTCCGTCTCCGCGAGCCGGACGCGGCGCTCGGGCTCGTGCTCCGCGCGGCAGACGCTCTACACCGCTCCGTCCGCCACAGTGACCCTCGATCGCTGTCGATGCTCGGCGCGCTGTACCTGGTCGCGGTCACGGCCGCCGCTGCCCAGCATGACCAGACGGCCGTAGGCGCTTATCTCACCCAGGCTCGCCAGGTCGCCGAACGCCTCGGCGAGGATCGCAACGACTTCTGGAACGCCTTCGGGCTGACCAACGTCACCATTCACGAGGTGTCCGCAGCGGTGGAGTCGGGAGACGCACGTCAGGCCATCACGAAGGCGGAAGCACTCGATGTCGAAGTCATGGCCCCGGGCCTGGTCGGGCGTCGTGCACAGGTCCATCTGGATCTCGCGCGGGCGTACGCCATCCAGCGCAAGGACGCCGCGTCGGTGAACATGCTCCTCCTGGCCGAACAGCTCTCTCCCGAACTCGTCCGCTACGGCGGGCGCACCCGTGAACTGCTGACTCAGCTCCTCAAACGCGAGCACCGGGCCAGTACACCGCAACTCCGGGGCCTGGCCACGCGAGCGGGCATCGCCTGATGCGGTGACGCACCGACCCGCACAAAAGTGCGGGTTCTTCACCCTCACTGCGGTACGGGTCCGGCCCCTGACAGGAACTTACGGTTCCTCCTGGCGTGCAGCCGCCACCCGTAGCAAGTCACCGTCAGGAGAGGTTCAGGTCATGCCCCCATCACGCGCGCACAGCGCGAAACGTCGCACCCTGCCACCCCTGATCTTGCAGAAGCCGGGCCAGGCGCATCGCCCGCGAGGTTAGCGAGGGCAGTAACGGCGGACCTGCCGGAACGACGCCATCGTCCGGCAGGTCCTTGACCGCACTCTGGAGGTGCGATCCGTGGATCACTCTAAAGCCATGTCGCAGGATGAGGCGACACCGGCTGACCAGGCGCAACCGGCCCCTCTCACGCGGCGCCCCGTCTTGGGGACGTTGCAGGAAGACCGGTACATCCATCTCGTCCGGCTGGCGTGGGACCTGCGCGGGCTGGGTCTGGCGACGCAGCTTGAGCTTCCGCCGACCGAGGAACCGTATCTGACGGCGCAGGGGACGCGGCGGCCGGTTCGGGTGACCGCCCACAGGCTCGGTGAGGACTGGATCTATCAGTGGGGGCGGGGCCGTAACCAGTGGATCGACGCCCTTGACCATCGGGCGGCGCAGACGATCCGCAAGGCGGCGGCGCGGTGAGCCGGGAAGCCGTCCATGAGGCGTTCGAGGCGATGCTCAAGCGCTGGAACGGGCTCCGATTCCTGGATCACCGGGACTTCTATGGGGTGCCGCAGTCGGCGTCAGACGCGCGCCACTGGGTGCTGAAGGTGCTGAGCGCGCACATCGCGGCATCGGCGGAGGTCTTGGAGACGGTGGAGCTCCTGGTGAGCGAGGTCGTCACCAACTCGATCCTGCACAGCGACTCGGGCCATCCCGACGAGATCATCACCGTCGGCGTCGGCCTGGGGGAGCGCCTGGTCCACGTCGAGGTGATGGACAAGGGCTCAACGGTCAACGTTCCCCAAATGCGGCCTGTCGATGGTGACAGCCTCAGCGGGCGGGGCCTGGCGTGGGTGGACTTCCTGTCCAGCGGGTGGGGCACCGACTACGACCCGGAGATAGGCCGCGCGGTCTGGGTTCAGCTCATCTACCGCTGACCCCTCGAAGCCGGTGCGGCGGTGCGGCCTTCCCCCGTAGCCGTGCCGCCGCACCCGACCAACAATGACCGTGACCACGTAATCCTGTCATTCGATGGCAACCCGACCCGGAGCGCAGTGCCGCCAGGCGCGAGCACCGGAAGCGGGGCGGCAGCCCTGTCCTTCCCTGTAAATCCGGTGTGCCTGCTGAACGCACAGAGCGGAGACGGCCGGCGCAATGCCGAAGGCACCCCGAAGGGGCCGCGTAGCGGTTGGGCCAGCGGTCGCAGCGGCGGCAGCGCGTACCAAGGGCGGCGGGTGCGGTTCGGTACGGCGGGTGCTCGGTGCGGCGGGCGGCGGGGTCTGCCCGCCCCCGCCGGGCGGGCGCGGGCCGGGACCGGCCCCCAGGCCGCATGCCCGGTCCCGATGTCCGCGCGGCGGGGGCGGGCACGCCCCGCCGTGCGACGGCACGAAGCGCTGCCGTACTTGATCTCCTGACATCCTGCTTGCAAACGGGAGCCAGTCACGACGTAGAGGCTTCCTCGCCCTGCCCAAGTGGTAGATGCAGGCCGGTGGCGTGTGATCGTGTGAGGCGATGTTGCTGTATCCCGCTGCTGTACCAGCACCCCGACCGGCGACCCGCCTCGTCATCCGATGGCAAGATAAACCGCACCGCAGGGGGCCCCAGGCCCGAGGAGCGGAAGCCTCGCGGCAGCCGCAAGAGCACTACTTCGGGAGACCGGAAGCAACATGGCTCGCGTTCGCTTCGTGAGGTCCGTGACTGCATGGCTACGCAGATTGGCGCCAGATTCGTAAGGGAAAACCCACATGGTCGTCGTTGTCCCAGTATCCTAAACCAGGAGGAGTATGGAGGAATACTCCGGTTCTGTTGAGACAATGTGTGGTGCGGATGACTGCAACCAAAGATCCTTATTGGCTGGCTCAATGGGTAGATGAATATGAGGTACAAGGTTCAGGGGATATAGACCGCCTCATCCGTTACCCTGGCCCAATTGCCCGTTTGGTTGAGCTAGCCAAGGACGCTCCCAATTATAAGACGGCGAATAAGTCAGTTCCCGACGCCTCAATCGTTGCCGGAAGCGGCCTTGATCTAAGCGGCAAATTGAGCTGCGGGGAATTCGAATGTGTTCAGCGCGGTATCAACGATGCCTTCGTTCGCATATGGCACTACTTCGATCGCATAATCGTAGAAGGCGCCTCTCCTCGCCAATTTCTTCGTCGAGTATCAACTCTTCCAAAGAGTCAGCATTTTAGGCTTATTCATGAAGTAAAAGAAGATGTTAAGATTCTTCTATATCTCCGAGAAATAGGCGCAGAAAAATATCTCATCTATCGGGAGAAGCCGCTAGGATACTGCAATCATCATTTTACTCAACATGCGGCCGAGCATGGTTTAGATGTGCTTCTCGATGAGCAGGCGGCTAATGCGGTAGTGGAGCGTCTAGCGGCAGAGGCAGAAATTAGTACCCGATGGTTTAAAGGGGTGTGGAACTTCTGGGTGACTCATCCCTTCTTCTCGGAGCCTGCGCTTGGTTCGATCACTCGCGCAAAGAAGAAGAGGCCGTCAAAAGAGGAGATGATTGGGCAAGTATTCCGGAGCTATTCGACAGGACTCGTCGCGGATATGGCATATGCCAAGGTCCTGAACGCTCCGCTCGCCAAGAGCGTGACGGCTTCTTGGGTCACCCCAAAGGCTGAAGACTCAGTTAAAGTCGATGATGTCGCTTTTCATTTACAGCTTCCCTTTATTGAGGGGATGGCCGTTCGGGACATTATCAGCTTAAGAGAGGACGAACAGGCCCACTTTGTGGCATTCAGGAAGGCACTCCGAACGGCAATCCAAGAGCAAATTAAGCAGCTCGAATCTGCGAGTCCTCAAGAAGTTGCGCGCTCTGTTGTTCGTGAATACGTGGAACCAGCACTTGCTGACATCCAAAGGCGACTAAAGGCCAATACTCGCGTACTTTCCCTGAAGGCGGGCAGCAGCGCAGTCTTGAGCTTGACCGGTACGTCCGTAGGTCTTCTCGGATCATTGCCGCTGATTATTGCGGGCGGAGTGGCGGCGGCGGGAACCGCATTGCCGCACTTCCATAAATATTTTGAAGAAAAGCGGGAAATTGAGCTGTCTGATATGTATTTCCTGTGGAGCATGAAAAAGGCGTCTATGGCAAGTCATCGCGATTAGTTAGAACGCATATCTGCCATCGTCCCGCCTGACACTCCGACAGCTAATGACGGCCGCTTGCACATCTTAAGGGATTTGAGCAGGCAACCAATTGTCTTATAGCTAGCACTACATCGTATCGACGGCTTGGGAGCGCGTGGGCGGCGCGAGCTGCGACCGGCCGAAGAGCCGCAGCGCGGCCAGCGACCGCCCGTCGCGCGCGGGCCGCCGCAGGCGGACCGCTTTAACCCTGTAATGAAAGTCCTCGCCGGATCGGCTCTTGCGTGATGGCCGTCAGATCTTCGGCCGGTGGGTGAGGCGGTGTGCCCTGGGGCGAATCAGCAGTTCAACGAGGCTTCGTCGCCATAATGATCAAGAAGTGGCCGGGTTCAGGCGGCCAGGACGGACTTCCCGCATGAAGCGAACCGCTTGTTGTAGTGGCTCTGCATGGTGACGAACTTGGTCCAGCCGTTGACCTCGGCCACGTGCTGGGCCTTGGCGAACTGCCAGGCGCTCATCGAGGAGGCGCCGAGGTAGCGGGCCTTGCCCGCGCGGACCACGTCGTGCAGGGCCAGCATGGTCTCCTCGATCGGCGTCTCGGGGTCCCAGCGGTGGATCTGGTAGAG
Coding sequences:
- a CDS encoding aldo/keto reductase → MLYREEEREMNPLCADQGVGLIPWSPLARGVLARAGSEEATTRAGSDERIGTLYTDADNDRQILDRVAQVARERQVPPAQVALSWVLRQPGVSAPIVGATKERHVDDAVAAVDLALTDKELAFLAEPYRPRAVAH
- a CDS encoding recombinase family protein, which gives rise to MSPSNPPVPVVSYARISADLRRDEHGVQDQHRVNRKTAERYGWTVVHEFTDNDKSAAKEGVVRDDFEAMLRALRAGKLPNGTPVQGIVILAADRLARRPGDYERFVEAITFQDGRVFADARGAQDLYSEDVESMGLLGAVISRMEVRKMQRRMRRSHRSRAELGVPSGGPRPFGWKPDRLTLDTKEADLIRQAARDFLSGRSLHSIVREWQEAGAKTSLGNDWTVQSLKVALRNPRMCGLRELNGELVRDADGNPIRGQWATILTDEEWEAIRAVFDSRKGYFIGRDMKIMKPHQPDYRDPTYLLAGILRCGRIKPDGTPCNAPLRTNRKKNAKHHAYTCLSKAEGGCGGTSRRGDLVDEYVSEAVLAKLEEAAFTASAGESSWGREEELEEVKSRLDELTRQWNSGNISNDLFFKLAPGLEQEIARLRAEAAGFAASAELRQARAGTDAAEIRRRWYLPEKEGGFPISTKRTYIREALHAVIVHPAGQGQRVFNPDLLEPIWREG
- a CDS encoding replication initiator; translation: MNQAPSLAPDMLAALHRAAMPDFARWQRMIYATGGCAQPVRLHGERLTVDVRTGEVLDVYRTADEPTGFLLTACGNRRASRCPACSETYRDDTYHLIISGLRGGKGVPEDVSGHPRVFATFTAPSFGAVHAHRERNGTPLPCRPRRDRPVCEHGQPEGCGRRHERDDPQAGQPLCASCYDYRGAVLWNAHAGELWRRFTQALPSVLARLLGMSRAALRRTLRLSYAKVAEYQARGLVHFHAVIRLDGPEGPADRPPDWATVALLDRAIREAAGQVVVPASDVPAPVLLRWGDQLDVRPVYISAELDEVSDQRVAAYVAKYATKGAESAGTVDRPIRRVEDVAGLAVTEHARRMIFTCFALSRLPEYRDVPLKQWAHMLGYRGHFSTKSRRYSITLGELRQARADYRAEQARSILGLPAPDGEETVTLSQWRYAGNGLRHGEALWAELARQRITTARRIAREQEQPEPG
- a CDS encoding flavoprotein — protein: METRGVLYVVACAAPAAADLARLVMLAQADGWQVHVVTTPMGARFVDADELERLTGDRVRSTYRMPGEPKGLPPADAVVVAPATFNTINKWAGGLADTFAVGLLCEVMGFGVPIVAVPLLKDALAKHLAFGRSLETLREMGVRVLFDPDAPSHARMPSWEQIIQELRSVVGGRHSQG
- a CDS encoding helix-turn-helix domain-containing protein — its product is MDARKDIGQRIARARRRRGLSQAVLAGLIGRSESWLSQVERGQRKVDSHSVINALGEILGLAAEDLTTAKTDTTMHYQAASAIRHAMMSYDGLSSLIDPRQVEGSPESFVWLRHEIRRVNRLYQATQYDEVGRRLPGLIVATELGSRHAPAHRRRTYQTLRSLTYHCATTTLRRVGEPDLAWLAADRSLAAAEEAERPLLAAVSAYRLGYVFVRLREPDAALGLVLRAADALHRSVRHSDPRSLSMLGALYLVAVTAAAAQHDQTAVGAYLTQARQVAERLGEDRNDFWNAFGLTNVTIHEVSAAVESGDARQAITKAEALDVEVMAPGLVGRRAQVHLDLARAYAIQRKDAASVNMLLLAEQLSPELVRYGGRTRELLTQLLKREHRASTPQLRGLATRAGIA
- a CDS encoding ATP-binding protein, which encodes MSREAVHEAFEAMLKRWNGLRFLDHRDFYGVPQSASDARHWVLKVLSAHIAASAEVLETVELLVSEVVTNSILHSDSGHPDEIITVGVGLGERLVHVEVMDKGSTVNVPQMRPVDGDSLSGRGLAWVDFLSSGWGTDYDPEIGRAVWVQLIYR